The following are encoded together in the Nocardioides okcheonensis genome:
- a CDS encoding pilus assembly protein TadG-related protein, whose amino-acid sequence MRRRDEAGQATLLIIGFASIVLMAIVAVIDASAAYLQRQGLDTLADGAALQGADLGSTGIYEQGLDGERLLQQEAAVEAAVRDYLARAGAGEKFPGIDVAVSVDRTSRSVTVRLVAPLDLPLTIPGSPSRPTVGTSSTAAVTVQP is encoded by the coding sequence GTGAGGCGTCGCGACGAGGCCGGGCAGGCGACCCTGCTGATCATCGGGTTCGCCAGCATCGTGCTGATGGCGATCGTGGCGGTCATCGACGCCTCCGCCGCGTACCTCCAGCGACAGGGCCTCGACACGCTCGCCGACGGCGCCGCGCTGCAGGGCGCCGACCTCGGGTCGACCGGGATCTACGAGCAGGGCCTCGACGGCGAGCGGCTGCTGCAGCAGGAGGCCGCGGTCGAGGCCGCGGTCCGCGACTACCTCGCCCGCGCCGGCGCCGGCGAGAAGTTCCCCGGCATCGACGTCGCCGTCAGCGTCGACCGCACCTCGCGGTCGGTCACCGTGCGCCTGGTCGCCCCGCTCGACCTGCCGCTCACCATCCCCGGCTCGCCGAGCCGGCCCACGGTCGGGACCAGCAGCACCGCGGCGGTCACCGTCCAGCCCTGA
- a CDS encoding TadE/TadG family type IV pilus assembly protein yields MSRSGADRERGAAVVDFVWVVLVLLPLVVGILQLALVLHVRNTLAAAAGEGARHAAVAGSSADAGRAKVEELVDGALSEKFVRDVVVRPARVGGAPGYEAVVEADVTILGIGGASVHVRVAGHAVAEQAGP; encoded by the coding sequence GTGTCCCGCTCCGGCGCCGACCGGGAGCGCGGGGCAGCCGTCGTCGACTTCGTCTGGGTCGTGCTGGTCCTGCTGCCGCTGGTGGTCGGCATCCTCCAGCTCGCCCTCGTGCTCCACGTCCGCAACACGCTCGCCGCGGCCGCGGGGGAGGGCGCCCGCCACGCGGCGGTCGCCGGCAGCTCGGCCGACGCCGGGCGCGCGAAGGTCGAGGAGCTCGTCGACGGTGCGCTGTCGGAGAAGTTCGTGCGCGACGTCGTCGTCCGCCCGGCCCGCGTCGGCGGCGCCCCGGGCTACGAGGCGGTCGTCGAGGCCGACGTGACGATCCTCGGGATCGGCGGCGCCAGCGTCCACGTCCGGGTCGCGGGCCACGCCGTCGCCGAGCAGGCGGGACCGTGA
- a CDS encoding type II secretion system F family protein gives MSTAVWGGVLGACAGLGLVLVVARLAVLRRPQLAHRVLPYLRDLPQRDQPPLVRVAAGSRTSAAAGIFGPLLRSAADVVERVLGGSGSVRRRLERAGLDRTVHEFRIEQVVWGLVGFGAAAALCLVRALGGVGSPGSALVLCVLGFAMGVFMRDNRLSTQVKERERQILAEFPTIAELLALSVAAGESPVAALDRVVRRSSGALSQDLAAVLGRIRTGETVGVAFESLARTTGLPIVARFATGITVAMERGTPLSDVLHAQAADVREAGRRLLIETAARKEIAMMAPVVFFVLPVTILFAFYPGVLGLQLTTP, from the coding sequence GTGAGCACCGCGGTCTGGGGCGGTGTGCTCGGCGCCTGCGCCGGGCTCGGGCTGGTGCTGGTGGTCGCGCGGCTCGCGGTGCTGCGGCGCCCCCAGCTCGCGCACCGCGTCCTGCCCTACCTGCGTGACCTTCCCCAGCGCGACCAGCCCCCGCTCGTACGCGTCGCCGCGGGGTCGCGGACCTCCGCGGCCGCCGGCATCTTCGGGCCCCTCCTGCGCTCGGCGGCCGACGTCGTGGAGCGGGTGCTCGGCGGCTCCGGCTCGGTGCGCCGTCGCCTCGAGCGCGCCGGCCTCGACCGCACCGTCCACGAGTTCCGCATCGAGCAGGTGGTGTGGGGCCTGGTCGGCTTCGGGGCCGCCGCCGCACTGTGCCTGGTGCGCGCGCTCGGCGGCGTCGGGAGCCCCGGGTCGGCGCTGGTGCTCTGCGTCCTCGGCTTCGCGATGGGCGTCTTCATGCGCGACAACCGGCTCAGCACGCAGGTCAAGGAGCGCGAGCGCCAGATCCTGGCCGAGTTCCCCACGATCGCCGAGCTGCTCGCCCTGTCGGTGGCGGCGGGCGAGAGCCCGGTCGCCGCGCTCGACCGCGTGGTGCGCCGCAGCAGCGGTGCGCTCTCGCAAGACCTCGCGGCGGTCCTGGGCCGGATCCGCACCGGCGAGACCGTCGGTGTCGCGTTCGAGTCGCTCGCCCGCACCACCGGCCTGCCGATCGTCGCCCGCTTCGCCACCGGGATCACGGTCGCCATGGAGCGCGGCACGCCGCTGTCGGACGTCCTGCACGCCCAGGCCGCCGACGTCCGCGAGGCCGGTCGACGCCTCCTCATCGAGACCGCCGCGCGCAAGGAGATCGCGATGATGGCGCCCGTCGTGTTCTTCGTGCTGCCCGTGACGATCCTCTTCGCCTTCTACCCCGGCGTGCTGGGCCTCCAGCTCACCACGCCCTGA
- a CDS encoding type II secretion system F family protein, translating into MGALVGLGVGVGLLLVWASFALPRQPRASQPGSTRLGRLLGRAGLSDVTPTSVVALCLVLGGVAFALVQAVSRTPTVALVFGAMAAYVPIAVLRQRAARRLRDFAEVWPEAVDNLASAVRAGLSLPDAVSALATNGPEPLRADFAQFALDYQVTGRFGECLDRLKDRLADPVGDRVVEGLRLAREVGGGDLGRLLRNLSGFLRDDARTRSELESRQAWTVNGARLAVSAPWIVLLMMSFQTTAIQQYASPGGVLVLGVGFGVCVLAYWAMMRIGRLPVEKRILS; encoded by the coding sequence ATGGGGGCGCTCGTCGGGCTCGGTGTCGGGGTCGGCCTGCTGCTGGTGTGGGCCTCCTTCGCGCTGCCGCGCCAGCCGCGCGCGTCGCAGCCGGGATCCACGCGGCTGGGTCGGCTGCTCGGGCGCGCCGGCCTGTCGGACGTGACGCCCACCAGCGTCGTGGCACTGTGCCTGGTGCTCGGCGGCGTGGCCTTCGCCCTCGTCCAGGCCGTCTCCCGGACGCCGACGGTCGCGCTGGTGTTCGGTGCGATGGCCGCCTACGTCCCGATCGCGGTGCTGCGCCAGCGCGCGGCCCGCCGCCTGCGCGACTTCGCCGAGGTGTGGCCCGAGGCGGTCGACAACCTGGCCAGCGCCGTCCGGGCCGGGCTGTCGCTGCCCGACGCGGTGTCGGCGCTCGCGACCAACGGGCCGGAGCCGCTGCGCGCCGACTTCGCCCAGTTCGCCCTCGACTACCAGGTGACGGGCCGGTTCGGCGAGTGCCTCGACCGGCTCAAGGACCGGCTCGCCGACCCGGTCGGCGACCGGGTGGTGGAGGGCCTGCGCCTCGCCCGTGAGGTGGGTGGCGGCGACCTCGGCCGGCTGCTGCGCAACCTCTCCGGCTTCCTGCGCGACGACGCCCGCACCCGCTCGGAGCTCGAGTCGCGCCAGGCGTGGACCGTCAACGGCGCGCGGCTCGCGGTGTCCGCGCCGTGGATCGTGCTGCTGATGATGTCGTTCCAGACGACCGCGATCCAGCAGTACGCCTCGCCCGGCGGGGTGCTCGTCCTCGGCGTCGGCTTCGGGGTCTGCGTCCTGGCCTACTGGGCGATGATGCGCATCGGCCGGCTGCCCGTCGAGAAGCGGATCCTGTCGTGA